A window of the Syntrophorhabdales bacterium genome harbors these coding sequences:
- the modA gene encoding molybdate ABC transporter substrate-binding protein gives MRNMIRSLILVLAVLALIAVSARAADINLSVAASLRDAVTELCDIFAKKTPDVKFLNNFGASGALAKQIENGAPADLFFSANTEWMEYLKEKKFVDEKNITIFVYNALVFVGKPDLKVSRLEDVARLNKIAIGSPKSVPAGDYAMQALKKAGIEKQLESKLVMARDVRECLLYADRGEVDGAFVYKTDAEEMAKNVKILFTVPQDLYPRVTYPMGLTVAGSKKVEAVAFFKFLQSAEAKAVLTRHGFPLK, from the coding sequence ATGAGAAACATGATTCGCAGTTTGATCCTGGTTCTGGCCGTTCTTGCGCTGATTGCCGTGTCTGCCCGCGCGGCCGACATCAATCTCTCCGTAGCCGCAAGCTTACGGGACGCTGTAACCGAACTGTGTGATATTTTTGCGAAAAAGACACCCGATGTCAAGTTCCTGAACAACTTCGGCGCGTCGGGCGCACTGGCCAAACAGATCGAGAACGGTGCTCCTGCCGATCTCTTTTTCTCAGCCAACACGGAGTGGATGGAGTACCTGAAGGAGAAAAAATTTGTTGACGAGAAGAATATCACCATTTTCGTGTATAATGCGTTGGTGTTCGTTGGTAAACCGGACCTTAAGGTAAGCAGGCTGGAGGATGTAGCTAGGCTAAATAAGATCGCCATCGGCAGTCCAAAGAGCGTACCAGCGGGAGATTATGCGATGCAGGCATTGAAGAAGGCTGGCATAGAAAAACAGCTTGAGAGCAAACTGGTTATGGCAAGGGACGTGCGCGAGTGTCTTCTCTATGCAGATCGTGGCGAAGTGGACGGCGCCTTTGTCTACAAGACCGATGCTGAGGAAATGGCCAAGAACGTGAAAATCCTCTTCACCGTTCCTCAGGATCTCTACCCCCGGGTGACCTACCCTATGGGGTTGACCGTGGCCGGTTCGAAGAAAGTCGAAGCAGTCGCATTTTTCAAGTTCCTTCAGTCGGCAGAGGCAAAGGCAGTCCTTACAAGACATGGATTCCCATTAAAGTAA
- the modB gene encoding molybdate ABC transporter permease subunit, translating into MFGFTPADYSAMYLSLKVAVTATLLSLPFGFAVAYVMTYRRFRGRIIVDVAVNLPLTLPPVVIGFLLLILLGHNGPIGRWVLQPLGIKLIFTWKAAVIATAVVGFPLMVRSMRTSMEAIDGRLVQVSRLLGARMLDRIITVILPLSVRGIIAGSALMFARGLGEFGATVIVAGNIPGVTQTIPLAIYEYASSPKGDIMALSLCAVSIAISVVVLVFHEWLGRRIVRGD; encoded by the coding sequence ATGTTCGGTTTTACCCCTGCCGATTACTCGGCAATGTATCTTTCGCTCAAGGTGGCGGTTACGGCGACCCTGCTCTCGCTGCCTTTTGGTTTTGCGGTGGCCTACGTAATGACCTACCGCCGCTTCCGCGGAAGGATTATTGTTGATGTGGCTGTCAATCTTCCCTTAACCCTGCCCCCGGTGGTGATCGGTTTTCTCCTGCTCATTCTGCTGGGACACAACGGGCCGATCGGGAGGTGGGTGCTCCAGCCACTCGGCATCAAGCTGATCTTTACCTGGAAGGCGGCAGTGATCGCTACGGCGGTGGTCGGGTTTCCTCTCATGGTTAGATCGATGCGGACTTCCATGGAGGCAATCGATGGCAGGCTTGTCCAGGTCTCCCGCCTCTTGGGTGCGAGGATGCTCGATCGTATCATTACGGTTATCCTGCCTCTTTCGGTCCGCGGGATCATCGCCGGCTCAGCGCTTATGTTCGCACGGGGGCTTGGTGAGTTCGGAGCTACGGTGATAGTGGCCGGTAATATACCCGGTGTGACGCAGACCATACCTCTCGCCATTTATGAATACGCCAGCTCTCCAAAGGGCGATATCATGGCGCTCAGTCTCTGCGCTGTGTCCATAGCTATCTCCGTTGTCGTTCTCGTGTTTCACGAGTGGCTCGGCAGGCGCATCGTGAGGGGTGATTAA